From the genome of Colletotrichum destructivum chromosome 10, complete sequence, one region includes:
- a CDS encoding Putative short-chain dehydrogenase/reductase SDR, NAD(P)-binding domain superfamily → MASQFFSLEGQTALVTGGTRGIGAAVAVGLAEAGADILLVQRDESSKSTKEAVEKLGRRAQIYTADLSSQESVAALVPKVLQDGHQIRILVNCAGIQKRHPCEKFPDDDFNAVIQVNLNSVFTLTRDVGAHMLNLEPHPVTGRKGSIINYASLLTFQGGFTVPAYAASKGAVGQLTKSFANEWTSKGITVNAIAPGYIETEMNTALLNDKERLASISARIPAGRWGTPEDFKGTSVYLASKASGYVSGHVLVVDGGWMGR, encoded by the exons ATGGCCTCGCAATTCTTCTCTCTTGAGGGCCAGACCGCTCTCGTCACTGGTGGCACGCGTGGAATTGGCGCTGCCGTGGCTGTTGGCCTCGCCGAAGCAGGTGCCGACattctcctcgtccagcggGACGAGTCGAGCAAATCGAccaaggaggccgtcgagaagctcggccGCAGAGCCCAGATCTACACGGCCGACCTCAGCTCTCAGGAgagcgtcgccgccctcgtgccCAAGGTCCTCCAGGATGGCCACCAGATCCGCATTCTCGTCAACTGCGCCGGTATCCAGAAGCGCCACCCGTGCGAGAAGttccccgacgacgacttcaacGCT GTCATCCAGGTCAACCTCAACTCCGTCTTCACCCTCACCCGCGATGTCGGCGCTCACATGCTTAACCTCGAACCCCATCCCGTCACCGGCCGCAAAGGCAGCATTATCAACTACGCCTCCCTGCTAACTTTCCAGGGCGGCTTCACGGTGCCGGCCTATGCCGCCTccaagggcgccgtcggccagctgACCAAGAGCTTCGCCAACGAGTGGACCTCCAAGGGCATCACCGTCAACGCCATCGCGCCTGGCTACATCGAGACCGAGATGAACACGGCGCTGCTCAACGACAAGGAGCGCCTAGCAAGCATCAGCGCCCGCATCCCCGCCGGCCGCTGGGGCACCCCCGAGGACTTCAAGGGCACCTCGGTGTACCTGGCCAGCAAGGCCAGCGGCTACGTGAGCGGCCATGTCTTGGTTGTTGACGGCGGGTGGATGGGTCGGTAA
- a CDS encoding Putative esterase FrsA, alpha/Beta hydrolase, producing MSPHKLPNQDGKRQWVMGTEAFERTMPHHQGIKALWETKWKFPCTKSVYPFHDGQYEDFEPIFEHLINNNINDGTSAAYTEAFFPIAESLTAMGDKAVSAGSKKEASDLYLRACTVYRIARFPYITAYPEVSCPVKWKAWEAQKQTYMKAAQSWDCPINDINIPHTHASGGDRQSIPAYVRLPHGASRSNPIPVVVLMTGLDGYRPDNTVRSDEFLARGWGSVIVEIPGTADCPADSADPDSPDRLWSSVLDWIAADGRFNTDRVMVWGLSSGGYYAIRIAHTHKDRVIGSIAQGAGCHHFFDHEWLERADGHEYPFLLTPAMAMKHGYKSVEEYKTGVQKKFSLLETGIIDKPSTRLLLINGTLDGLMPIEDSMMLFEYGTPKEGRFFSGALHMGYPMANGSVYPWMESVMASKV from the exons ATGTCGCCGCACAAGCTCCCCAACCAGGATGGTAAGCGGCAGTGGGTGATGGGCACCGAAGCCTTTGAGAGAACCATGCCTCATCACCAGGGTATCAAAGCCCTTTGGGAGACGAAGTGGAAGTTTCCT TGTACCAAGAGCGTCTACCCGTTCCACGACGGCCAGTACGAGGACTTTGAGCCCATCTTCGAGCACCTCATAAAC AACAACATCAACGATGGGACCTCTGCAGCTTACACAGAGGCCTTCTTCCCCATCGCCGAGTCTCTGACCGCCATGGGTGACAAAGCTGTCAGTGCGGGaagcaagaaggaggcgaGCGACCTGTACCTCCGAGCCTGTACGGTCTACCGTATCGCCAGATTTCCCTACATCACGGCCTACCCTGAGGTCAGCTGTCCCGTCAAGTGGAAGGCGTGGGAGGCCCAAAAGCAGACCTATATGAAGGCGGCCCAGTCTTGGGACTGTCCCATCAACGACATCAACATCCCGCACACCCACGCTAGCGGCGGAGACAGGCAGTCGATCCCGGCATACGTGAGGCTTCCCCACGGAGCGTCTAGGAGTAACCCCATCCCGGTCGTTGTTCTGATGACCGGCCTCGATGGCTACCGCCCCGACAACACCGTTCGCTCGGACGAGTTCCTGGCGCGAGGGTGGGGAagcgtcatcgtcgagatTCCCGGTACCGCCGACTGTCCTGCGGACTCGGCCGACCCGGATAGTCCCGACCGATTGTGGAGCAGCGTCCTCGACtggatcgccgccgacggccggtTCAACACGGACCGGGTCATGGTTTGGGGGCTTAGCTCGGGCGGGTATTACGCCATTCGTATTGCGCACACTCACAAGGACCGCGTGATCGGCTCGATTGCTCAGGGTGCCGGGTGTCACCACTTCTTCGACCACGAGTGGCTCGAGAGGGCTGACGGCCACGAGTACCCTTTCCT GTTGACAcccgccatggccatgaaACACGGTTACAAGTCGGTGGAGGAATACAAGACTGGCGTACAAAAGAAGTTCTCTCTGCTTGAGACGGGCATCATCGACAAGCCCTCGACCCGGTTGTTGCTAATCAAC GGTACTCTGGACGGACTGATGCCGATTGAGGACTCGATGATGTTGTTCGAGTACGGCACGCCCAAGGAGGGTAGATTCTTTTCGGGAGCTTTGCACATGGGGTATCCAATGGCGAATGGATCAGTCTATCCTTGGATGGAGAGCGTCATGGCGAGCAAAGTTTAA
- a CDS encoding Putative GNAT domain, acyl-CoA N-acyltransferase, glucosamine 6-phosphate N-acetyltransferase has protein sequence MAEKGLFADDLVSPTVASALPEGYVVRALRQSDYNTGFLDCLRVLTTVGDISEPQFAERYDWLSKSDGYYILVIEDTSRKTVVGTGALIVERKFIHSLGLVGHIEDIAVAKDQQGKKLGLRIIQALDFIAEKVGCYKSILDCSEANEGFYVKCGFRRAGLEMAHYYEGDKSKVQ, from the exons ATGGCAGAAAAGGGACTCTTCGCCGACGATCTCGTGTCTCCCACTGTCGCCTCTGCTCTCCCCGAAGGCTACGTCGTTCGCGCCCTCCGCCAATCCGACTACAACACCGGCTTTCTCGATTGCCTCCGTGTCCTGACCACCGTCGGTGATATCAGTGAGCCACAATTCGCAGAGCGCTACGATTGGCTGTCCAAGAGCGACGGGTACTATATCCTTGTCATAGAGGACACGAGCAGGAAAACCGTGGTCGGAACCGGTGCCTTGATTGTCGAGCGCAAGTT TATTCACAGCCTTGGTCTTGTGGGCCACATCGAGGATATTGCCGTGGCAAAGGACCAGCAGGGCAAGAAGCTCGGTCTGCGCATTATCCAGGCCCTCGACTTCATTGCCGAGAAGGTCGGCTGCTACAAGAGCATCTTGGACTGTAGCGAGGCCAACGAGGGCTTCTACGTCAAGTGTGGCTTTAGGAGAGCCGGCCTAGAGATGGCCCACTACTACGAGGGAGACAAGAGTAAGGTCCAGTAG
- a CDS encoding Putative fungal lipase-like domain, alpha/Beta hydrolase, protein MRAHTSAPALASVPTKMDNMDSDDDWDADEHSHDLIHIPLEPHQGRTILPAPIAKAVSLATRSTCLAIRVGTLVSSYGFDAAKFTTLSSLELGRGILEGILSRSGRDMLVRSNSDLGREDAETVLERSLEHLHHAMSQIVFWTTTGFQMTSTTFSVVSEVSQLLLSSLDQFFGSTDSSRAIASIITLIRREFQNPATGVEGERVGVVDLVMGLCALAYLQRKCRRFLDEESRRLGHDEIVWDVVVLNDGERVDIHENSLYGVHKGRYKSKGPDILVSIPGDQPSPSILATIERHGERESSEDEDDDDLPEIRLKNQIMRSMPSDTSVSISTTTLTRKMITVDFTGPEPPTLTPPPGVEVVEREVLPSAEYQKEQPTRQQAVADVPTYRVVYRVDKSKQRSTTFRGYEEPEETTRKVESLDDTEDSDAFGRDGDNDDPPPPVPPKPVLPVVTASSSRAEATSNSTPRRTKVGSGVPSTSPNSRASQIPTPKQNPENAPNQKRQRAPLAPLPARPRHENAVSSHSETTKTKRIKGDSLPTSKPSEKPAEKKSGIRQALKRGTSSNISNLFHRDGAGTTSSQSAGKAKQTPRAGPAERTTRTPTQSSRPSQNRAMGPTASSSSRGRNYENPSPVPRSSSRASYISVHERRRDSIVSQTETYSFHAVDGLRPQSPGYGRRDGMGQSSIPKSRSEKDMNDQKPPSPMKSRRARSHVNTPSLYSIANTGSQTSLVLSSYYQKSAYTDSEAIDTLRRAGTVDGVFPAFHLLRNITRYMRFSSASYGSNFLKFMGISKEMPLLRALDDTHHEIRSFAHHTESEAASILLASFVDSQGGSDTTGSTGTGVPLVHYISLDHESKAVVLACRGTLGFEDVLADMACDYDNLYWRGKSYKVHKGIHASARRLLYGGDGRVLYTLKEALDEFSDYGLVLCGHSLGGGVTALLGTMLAEPSSTGTGFVTTSEPHRRLLGDGRFLETDTTHVCLPSGRPIHVYAYGPPGTMSPALRKATRGLVTSVVHGCDLVPFLSLGVLHDFQAVALAFKSDNHEAKVEVRQRIWQAFQTGLAEKWYTSSSRSMVADEDKWSISALTTLRSSMMSLKLLPPGEVFIVESQRVLRRDAFLLSDEESIGRPAQRIVLKYVRDVESRFREVRFGTSMLIDHSPAKYEDALNKLRFGVVETG, encoded by the coding sequence ATGCGAGCACACACGTCCGCACCCGCATTGGCATCCGTGCCGACAAAGATGGACAACATGGATTCGGACGATGATtgggacgccgacgagcacTCGCACGACTTGATCCACATTCCCCTCGAGCCTCATCAGGGCCGTACCATACTCCCAGCCCCTATTGCAAAGGCCGTCAGCCTCGCCACACGCTCAACCTGTCTGGCCATCCGCGTCGGCACTCTCGTCAGCTCTTATGGCTTCGATGCTGCAAAGTTCACCACTCTCTCCAGTCTCGAGCTGGGTAGAGGTATTCTCGAGGGGATACTCAGTAGGTCTGGGAGGGACATGCTCGTGCGCTCCAATAGCGACTTGGGGAGAGAAGATGCCGAAACTGTCTTGGAGAGAAGCTTGGAGCACCTGCACCATGCTATGTCACAGATCGTGTTCTGGACTACCACCGGTTTTCAGATGACGAGTACTACCTTTTCAGTGGTGTCGGAAGTATCACAGCTActtctctcgtctctcgACCAGTTCTTTGGCTCCACCGATTCTTCGCGCGCCATTGCGAGCATCATCACTCTTATCCGTCGAGAATTTCAAAACCCTGCAACCGGGGTAGAGGGCGAGCGTGTGGGTGTCGTCGATCTTGTTATGGGCTTGTGCGCTTTGGCCTACCTCCAACGCAAGTGTCGACGCTTCCTTGACGAGGAGAGTAGGCGGTTGGGGCATGACGAGATCGTCTgggatgtcgtcgtccttaACGACGGCGAGCGAGTCGACATCCACGAGAACAGTCTCTACGGTGTGCACAAGGGCCGTTACAAGAGCAAGGGCCCTGACATCTTGGTCTCCATACCAGGCGATCAACCCAGCCCTAGTATCCTAGCAACCATCGAACGCCATGGGGAACGAGAAAGCagcgaagatgaggatgacgacgatcTGCCCGAGATCCGTTTGAAGAACCAGATCATGCGCTCTATGCCCTCGGACACGAGCGTCTCCATCTCAACAACCACCTTGACGAGGAAAATGATCACCGTAGACTTTACTGGCCCCGAGCCACCGACATTGACACCGCCTCCCGGCGTGGAGGTCGTTGAGCGAGAGGTCCTGCCTTCAGCAGAGTATCAAAAAGAGCAGCCTACACGACAGCAGGCGGTTGCTGATGTTCCGACGTACCGGGTTGTATACAGGGTGGACAAGAGCAAACAGCGGAGCACCACATTTCGGGGCTACGAAGAACCAGAAGAGACAACCAGAAAAGTAGAGTCCCTGGATGACACTGAAGACTCGGATGCCTttggccgagacggcgacaacgacgacccACCACCCCCCGTTCCCCCTAAACCCGTGTTGCCAGTAGTCACGGCCAGTTCCTCGAGAGCAGAGGCAACTTCCAATTCAACCCCTCGTCGCACAAAGGTTGGGTCCGGCGTCCCTTCAACATCCCCCAACAGCAGAGCATCCCAAATCCCAACGCCAAAGCAGAACCCGGAGAACGCGCCTAACCAAAAGCGACAGCGAGCGCCACTGGCTCCTTTACCAGCGAGGCCACGTCACGAGAATGCTGTTTCTTCGCATTCTGAAACCACCAAGACCAAAAGAATAAAAGGCGATTCTTTGCCAACGAGTAAGCCGTCAGAAAAGCCCGCAGAGAAGAAAAGCGGTATCAGACAGGCCTTGAAGAGGGGTACTAGTTCAAATATTTCCAACCTATTCCACCGAGATGGAGCGGGCACTACGAGCTCGCAATCCGCGGGAAAGGCCAAGCAAACCCCCCGAGCCGGACCCGCGGAGAGGACTACGCGCACTCCCACTCAGTCCAGTCGTCCTTCCCAGAACCGGGCCATGGGACCGACGGCTTCCTCCAGCTCCCGAGGTCGCAACTACGAGAACCCCTCACCAGTACCTCGTAGCTCCTCGCGAGCTAGTTACATCTCGGTCCATGAACGCCGGCGAGACTCGATTGTTTCGCAGACGGAAACCTACTCGTTCCATGCAGTCGATGGGCTTCGGCCACAGTCGCCAGGGTacggccgccgagacggtATGGGCCAGTCCAGTATCCCGAAGTCTCGGTCGGAGAAGGACATGAACGATCAGAAACCGCCGTCACCCATGAAGTCACGTAGAGCACGCTCCCATGTCAACACACCGAGTCTTTACAGCATCGCGAACACGGGCTCTCAAACATCGCTGGTTTTGTCCTCGTACTACCAGAAGAGTGCATACACGGATTCTGAAGCCATTGATACCTTAAGGAGGGCGGGCACAGTAGATGGCGTTTTCCCTGCCTTCCATCTGCTTCGCAACATCACTCGTTACATGAGGTTTTCTTCGGCTTCCTACGGCTCCAATTTCCTCAAGTTCATGGGTATTTCCAAGGAGATGCCCCTGCTCAGGGCACTTGACGACACGCATCATGAAATCCGATCCTTTGCCCACCACACGGAATCAGAGGCGGCGAGCATTCTCCTTGCGTCGTTTGTTGATTCCCAGGGAGGTTCGGACACGACTGGCTCGACGGGTACCGGTGTTCCACTGGTTCATTACATCTCCCTGGACCATGAATCAAAAGCTGTTGTTCTCGCATGCCGTGGCACACTAGGTTTCGAAGATGTCTTGGCCGATATGGCTTGCGATTATGACAATCTTTACTGGAGAGGGAAGTCGTACAAGGTGCATAAGGGCATCCACGCGTCCGCCCGGCGCTTGCTCtatggcggcgacgggcgtGTTCTCTACACGCTCAAGGAGGCTCTGGACGAGTTCAGTGATTACGGACTGGTCCTCTGCGGCCACTCTCTCGGAGGCGGTGTCACTGCCTTATTGGGTACGATGCTCGCGGAGCCATCGTCCACCGGCACGGGGTTTGTCACCACGTCCGagcctcatcgccgccttcttgggGATGGCCGCTTCCTTGAGACGGACACAACACACGTGTGTCTCCCATCAGGCCGCCCCATTCACGTCTACGCCTACGGGCCCCCAGGAACTATGTCGCCTGCCCTACGCAAAGCCACCCGAGGTCTCGTCACGAGCGTCGTGCACGGCTGTGATCTGGTCCCGTTCCTGTCCTTGGGCGTCCTGCACGACTTCCAAGCCGTTGCGCTCGCTTTCAAGAGCGACAACCAtgaggccaaggtcgaggtcAGGCAACGCATATGGCAGGCCTTTCAGACTGGCCTCGCAGAGAAGTGGTACACGAGCAGCAGCCGCTCGatggtcgccgacgaggacaagtGGAGCATCTCGGCACTAACGACACTGCGGTCGAGCATGATGAGCCTCAAGCTTCTGCCTCCCGGTGAAGTGTTTATCGTCGAGAGCCAACGGGTTCTGAGACGCGATGCATTCCTTCTGTCAGATGAGGAGTCTATCGGGCGACCTGCGCAGCGTATTGTATTGAAATACGTTAGGGACGTTGAGTCCAGGTTCAGGGAGGTTCGCTTTGGCACAAGTATGCTCATCGACCACAGCCCGGCCAAATACGAGGATGCATTGAACAAGCTCCGCTTCGGTGTTGTCGAGACGGGCTAA
- a CDS encoding Putative glycoside hydrolase, family 43: MAPLISHLYTADPSAHVFNGKIYIYPSHDRETNIKFNDNGDQYDMADYHVFSTSSLDPLEPVVDHGVVLKTEDVPWVSKQLWAPDAAFKDGKYYLYFPARDKQDIFRIGVAVSDKPEGPFVPDTEPIKGSYSIDPASFVDDDGQGYLYFGGLWGGQLQCYQKGNDVFDADWLGPKEPSGEGAYALGPRVAKLTDDMHQFDGEVQEIQILDPGTKKPILADDHDRRFFEAAWLHKKDGLYYFSYSTGDTHYLCYATSDSPLGPFTYGGRILEPVLGWTTHHSIVEFKGQWWLFHHDCELSSGVDHLRSVQVKEIFYDQDGNITTEKPQ; the protein is encoded by the coding sequence ATGGCACCACTCATTAGCCATCTCTACACGGCTGACCCTTCAGCCCACGTCTTCAATGGCAAGATCTACATCTACCCATCCCATGACCGCGAGACCAATATCAAGTTCAACGATAATGGCGACCAGTACGACATGGCCGACTATCACGTCTTCAGCACCTCGTCGCTGGACCCCCTCGAGCCCGTTGTGGACCACGGCGTAGTCTTGAAGACCGAGGACGTCCCCTGGGTCTCGAAACAGCTCTGGGCCCCGGACGCCGCCTTCAAAGACGGAAAATACTACCTGTATTTCCCCGCCCGCGACAAACAGGACATCTTCcgcatcggcgtcgccgtaTCGGACAAGCCCGAGGGCCCCTTCGTACCGGACACGGAACCTATCAAGGGCAGCTACAGCATCGACCCCGCTagcttcgtcgacgatgatggtCAGGGGTATCTCTACTTTGGCGGGCTATGGGGCGGTCAGCTGCAGTGTTACCAGAAGGGCAACGACGTCTTCGATGCCGACTGGCTCGGCCCCAAGGAGCCtagcggcgagggcgcctACGCCTTGGGCCCGCGCGTCGCCAAGCTCACCGACGACATGCACCAGTTTGACGGCGAGGTTCAAGAGATCCAGATTCTCGACCCGGGGACCAAGAAGCCGATCCTAgccgacgaccacgaccgcCGCTTCTTTGAGGCCGCCTGGCTGCACAAAAAGGACGGCCTGTACTACTTCTCCTATTCGACCGGTGATACACACTACCTCTGTTACGCGACCAGTGATAGCCCGCTGGGTCCCTTCACCTATGGCGGACGCATTCTAGAGCCTGTTCTGGGCTGGACGACGCATCACTCCATTGTCGAGTTCAAGGGCCAGTGGTGGCTCTTCCATCACGACTGCGAACTCAGCAGCGGCGTGGATCACCTGAGGTCTGTCCAAGTCAAGGAGATATTCTATGATCAGGACGGCAACATCACGACGGAAAAACCGCAGTGA
- a CDS encoding Putative CCD97-like protein, with product MTSCSEPEPGLQGLHFDKPIPRPPKSPSKTSDIRSRNRRREYIERNPKYFNNAEHELADTLLYDSLIRKFQTPAEREADGKAKGYSGVLESSLLRGEARLADLKSSTEAASAPGHAKDFTTEADLSKTETKEDGLQRWQEFLTERFVRGHDEDFDYSLVDHNEDYDTMERRDAEEAWFDEEDPNWASDADKQVETKQGETGVQDF from the exons ATGACGTCTTGCTCGGAGCCAGAACCAGGACTCCAAGGCTTGCATTTTGACAAGCCAATTCCCCGCCCGCCAAAGTCGCCCTCCAAGACCAGCGATATTCGTTCTCGCAACCGTCGCCGGGAGTATATTGAGAGGAACCCCAAGTATTTTAACAATGCCGAACACGAGCTTGCAG ATACTCTTCTTTACGATTCCTTGATTCGGAAGTTTCAGACACCTGCCGAGCGAGAGGCCGACGGTAAGGCCAAAGGCTACTCGGGCGTTCTGGAAAGCTCTCTCCTGCGAGGCGAGGCCCGTCTTGCTGATCTCAAGTCATCAACTgaggcggcctcggccccggGACACGCCAAAGACTTCACGACTGAGGCAGATCTGTCCAAGACCGAAACCAAGGAAGATGGGCTCCAGAGATGGCAAGAGTTCCTAACCGAACGTTTTGTTCGCGGTCATGACGAAGATTTCGATTACAGCCTGGTCGATCACAATGAAGACTACGACACCATGGAGAGGCGCGATGCCGAAGAGGCATGGTTTGACGAGGAAGACCCTAATTGGGCCAGCGATGCCGACAAACAAGTCGAGACCAAACAGGGCGAGACCGGCGTGCAGGACTTTTGA